Proteins encoded by one window of Govania unica:
- a CDS encoding RNA-binding S4 domain-containing protein codes for MSREPKPQETELSASKARLDKWLWQARFFKSRGLAQALCRSGLLRVNGTSITKPDAHVGAGDILSFPYGRSVRVVQVIALPTRRGPPAEARLLYRDLTEQPEP; via the coding sequence ATGAGCCGGGAGCCAAAGCCGCAGGAGACGGAGCTGAGCGCAAGCAAAGCCCGTCTCGACAAGTGGCTTTGGCAAGCCCGATTCTTCAAAAGCCGCGGTCTGGCCCAGGCCCTCTGCCGGAGCGGCCTGCTTCGCGTCAACGGAACCTCGATCACCAAGCCTGACGCACATGTCGGCGCGGGCGACATCCTGAGCTTTCCTTACGGTCGCAGCGTGCGGGTGGTGCAGGTGATCGCCCTCCCTACGCGGCGCGGCCCGCCTGCCGAAGCCCGGCTGCTCTATCGTGACCTCACGGAACAGCCGGAACCTTGA